The Oncorhynchus tshawytscha isolate Ot180627B linkage group LG12, Otsh_v2.0, whole genome shotgun sequence genome includes a window with the following:
- the slc20a1a gene encoding sodium-dependent phosphate transporter 1-A, which produces MESSTRASLAAATTLATAAYSSDMSGYLWLLILGFVIAFILAFSVGANDVANSFGTAVGSGVVTLRQACILATIFETVGSMLLGAKVSETIRKGIIDVNMYNGSEHVLMAGSISAMFGSAVWQLTASFLKLPISGTHCIVGATLGFSMVAKGHHGVKWMELLRIVASWFLSPLLSGIMSAILFYFVRKFILNKEDPVPNGLRALPVFYAITMAINLFSIMFTGAPLLGFNKMPWWVTLLISLGCALVTGLVVWFFVCPRLKKKIRRKVASSPCMTPLMEKTPSKPALQEHPSTIQPCDSVPQTPPAYEKRAAFKIGGSEEADLDSNMDTKDLGASSGINGMGPMTITDPHSGQAHTVHKDSGLYKDLLHKLHLAKVGDCIGDDDGRPIRRNNSYTSYTLAIYGIHGDPRYKEGELADQRRRLRLDSYNSYCSAVADGGTVAKEEAGAVGLTLEAGQDILQEEDELEVDRPEVTHLFRFLQILTACFGSFAHGGNDVSNAIGPLVALWLVFESGSVVSNAPTPIWLLLYGGVGITAGLWVWGRRVIQTMGKDLTPITPSSGFSIELSSALTVVVASNIGLPVSTTHCKVGSVVAVGWLRSRKAVDWRLFRNIFIAWFVTVPISGLISAAIMALFTYVIL; this is translated from the exons ATGGAGTCTTCCACTAGAGCATCTCTCGCAGCAGCCACCACTTTAGCTACCGCGGCCTATTCAAGCGATATGTCAGGCTACCTGTGGCTACTGATCCTGGGCTTTGTCATTGCCTTCATCCTGGCCTTCTCTGTGGGGGCCAATGATGTGGCCAACTCATTTGGCACGGCGGTGGGCTCTGGCGTGGTCACCTTACGGCAGGCCTGCATCCTGGCCACTATCTTTGAGACCGTGGGCTCCATGCTGCTAGGGGCCAAAGTCAGCGAGACCATCCGCAAGGGCATCATCGATGTGAACATGTACAATGGCTCCGAACACGTGCTGATGGCAGGCTCCATCAGTGCCATGTTTG GTTCTGCTGTGTGGCAACTGACCGCTTCATTTTTGAAGCTCCCTATATCTGGAACCCACTGTATTGTGGGTGCGACACTTGGTTTCTCCATGGTAGCCAAAGGTCATCACGGGGTCAAATGGATGGAGCTACTACGCATTG TGGCATCTTGGTtcctctcacctctgctgtcagGCATCATGTCAGCAATTCTCTTCTATTTTGTTCGTAAATTCATCCTGAATAAG GAGGACCCTGTCCCCAATGGCTTGAGAGCTCTCCCTGTCTTCTATGCTATCACCATGGCCATCAACCTGTTCTCCATCATGTTCACTGGAGCCCCCT TGCTGGGGTTCAACAAAATGCCATGGTGGGTAACACTGCTCATATCGCTAGGCTGCGCCCTCGTCACAGGTCTGGTCGTGTGGTTCTTCGTCTGTCCACGGCTCAAGAAGAAGATCAGGC GTAAAGTTGCCTCCAGCCCCTGTATGACTCCACTGATGGAGAAGACCCCTTCCAAACCTGCCCTACAGGAGCATCCCTCCACAATTCAACCTTGTGACTCTGTTCCCCAGACGCCACCAGCCTATGAGAAAAGGGCGGCCTTTAAGATTGGAGGTTCGGAGGAGGCTGATCTGGACAGCAACATGGACACCAAAGACTTAGGTGCTAGCAGCG GTATTAATGGCATGGGCCCCATGACCATCACGGACCCACACAGTGGTCAGGCTCACACTGTACACAAGGATTCAGGGCTCTACAAAGACCTGCTGCACAAGCTTCACCTAGCCAAGGTGGGTGACTGCATTGGTGACGACGATGGGCGGCCCATACGGCGGAACAACAGCTACACCTCTTACACCCTGGCCATCTATGGCATCCATGGGGACCCCAGATACAAGGAGGGAGAGCTAGCAGATCAGCGGAGGAGATTGCGGCTGGACAGCTACAATAGCTACTGCTCAGCAGTAGCAGATGGTGGCACAGTGGCTAAGGAGGAGGCAGGGGCTGTGGGGCTGACACTGGAGGCTGGCCAGGACATACTCcaagaggaggatgagctggaggTGGACCGGCCAGAGGTCACACATCTCTTCCGGTTCCTCCAGATCCTCACTGCTTGTTTCGGCTCTTTCGCCCATGGAGGAAATGATGTCAG TAATGCGATTGGTCCTCTGGTGGCTCTGTGGCTGGTGTTTGAGAGTGGCTCTGTGGTGTCCAATGCTCCCACACCTATCTGGCTGCTgttgtatggaggagtgggcatCACTGCTGGGCTCTGGGTGTGGGGACGCAGAGTGATCCAGACCATGGGCAAGGACCTCACCCCAATCACCCCCTCCAG TGGATTTAGCATTGAACTGTCCTCAGCGCTCACAGTGGTAGTGGCCTCCAATATTGGTCTCCCTGTCAGCACAACTCACTGCAAG GTGGGCTCTGTGGTTGCTGTTGGATGGCTGCGCTCCAGGAAGGCTGTTGACTGGCGTTTGTTCAGGAACATCTTCATCGCCTGGTTTGTAACCGTCCCCATCTCTGGGCTCATCAGTGCTGCCATCATGGCTCTCTTCACCTATGTTATCCTGTGA